The segment GCTTGGTGTATGGGTTAAGTGGTTTCAATGTTGCGAGAAGCAATCCGATTTAAGTTTATCGTGGAATTCACAGCCACAGCTGAGCCAAGCCCGGAGGAGAGCTTCAGGTTCTGCAAATACGAATCTCATGTCATTTGCCAGGTTTGAATAGCTACAAATTCCTTGCCACACaccatataataattaattatttcacAGATAAGTAGCGTATGTGTTTATCTTGGTCATCAGATATTGTTGGAGAGATTAGGGGCATCAAACCCATGTAAACTGATAGAACGATTTGTGTTCCTTCAGCCTTCTTCTTCAAGCCCTTATGATTCTGTATCTgaaagaaagatagaaagttctCGGTATAGCTCAATGAGTCCCCACCTGATCAAAAGATCCCATTTCACCACGAGATGGCTCAGGTCTGTTTTTAAaaaggttttattttttttttattaatgaatatataaaagattGGATCTTTGAAGATGTTTGTGTTTGTTGTTAGGTTCCTGAGTTTCCATCAAAGTTGTTCTTTTACTGCGAGGTAGAGCCCAACTCTGGAGGAGAGACACCTCTCGTGTTGAGTCACGTTGTGTAcgagagaatgaaggagaagcaTCCAGAGTTTGTGCAGAGGTTGGAGGAACATGGTTTGGTCTACGTCAGGGTTTTAGGTGAAGATGATGATCCTTCTTCACCCATCGGCCGTGGCTGGAAATCAACATTCTTGACTCATGACAAAAACGTTGCTGAGGAAAGGTAACTTTAACTTCATCATCTCATAATAGTCTCTCTCTTAATAACACTAAGGACTTTGAATCAACAGGGCGGCTAAGCTGGGAATGAAACTGGAGTGGACCGAGGAAGGAGGAGCCAAGACTGTAATGGGTCCAATCCCAGCGATCAAGTTTGACGAGTCGAGGAACCGTAAAGTATGGTTCAACAGCATGGTGGCTGCTTACACATGGTGGGAGGATAAGAGGAATGATCCAAGAAAGACTGTGACTTTTGGAGATTGGGAGCCTTTACCTAAAGATATAGTCCATGACTGTCTTAGGATACTCGAAGAAGAATGTGTTGCTGTTCCGTGGCAGAGAGGAGATGTTCTGCTTATAGACAACTGGGCTGTTCTTCACTCACGTAGACCGTTTGAATCAATTTCTGAACAAGCAACAACCTCCTTCTACACAATTCCGTTAACACTACTCTTTTGTATATAACTTTGGTTCACCGCCACTTCATATATACTTACATGTTTCATGCAGTTTACCAGAGCAATAAAGCTCAGAGCACTCAACGCCTCATGGCAGCAATAAAGCTTGACGATAGGTAGTTGATAAACCAGTTCTTTATCactaaaataatttaagttattcaataaaatatatcaataaattaatatattttggtgTTAGctatattatctaaatttataataatattttaatgacGTATATAACATTATTAGAGAATTTGGtatattgtaaataattaaaccaaATTAGTATAACTGTATAAATAATGAAccgaattgtttttttttagctCATGGGAATACACTGACGTCAATAACAGTAGAATAAATTCTTATATATACGATATGAATAAATATCAAATGTTTCATCTATGAAAAGAGgtgtaaattaattatattgcaTGGTAAGAACATTTAtgttgaagtaaaaaaaaaacaaaaagttgtctaaatttttttttaagaaaatcatgtgttaaataaatcataatttcttagataacatatttttatttttaaattagaaatagaaatgaatatttcttttttaatatttcttaagattaattttgaaaattaaataaattaaaaattgttattataattaaaatatttttaaaagtattttatataatttttaatttttgtttacaatcaaaactaaactacaatttagtttctaattatactgtcataattaaaatgttaattaaataatttcgaaaatatagCTTTAAAAGATTCTAAAAGATATTTGAAAGATTTGGTTAGAcattttattaagatatttattagtattttaaataaaaataaatatattataattaagttatgtaaaatttcataaatattttaagaattttccaaataaaaaaatcacacataaaaggtgtcatgacttctattttaatagattatatataaataaatccatataaatttttgaataaCCATATAATGAAAAGCAAAGGAgaatacaatttataaaaacacaaataaaaatagaaactcCGTATTGATcctaaccaaaaaaatataaatcattataaatcTAACAATTTCTTATACTGAGAACTTAAATAGgtcttttataaaaacaaaaaaagaactcAAATGGGTAAAGATGAGGAATTGGATTATAACTAAGACttaattagtttttgttaattctattttattttagatattaaaaacaataaagtttaatttaaatAGCTTCAAAgtcataaattattttatttttcaattctgtaaaaaatatacatgtatatGTACTTTAAAAAAACACCACATGTATATgtacttaaataaaataatatgcaaatttatattttattaattttatgcaaaaacccgggcgtagcccgggaaagGTTCTAGTCTGTATAAATTGAAGACTAGAGGTGTGGAGCTAAATTCAAGTGCTAAATGCATACGGTTTGAAATGTTCATACTAACTATTGGAATCTTTAGACTTGCGAGGAGTACATGTTTTAGGAATATATCATAATATGCTTTTTTTCAAACAAttgacaaaatattaatttgactTGACTCtaattttttctttatgaaATCGAGCCATTCGTATGTCATATGCAGAAACTAAATGGCCTACAAGGTCAGACTTGGCACATCTTACCTTTGAAACATAATAAAGCTAGTAGCCAAAGAAGATCCtatcaaatgcaaaaaaaaaaaagatcaaccAATATATTTGATAAATCAATTTTCATGTGATTTTAGTACACAATGATAGTGATTGGTGAAGAACCAGCAGCcaatattatgtaaaataaaaattttaatattatatatctattcTATTCAATGGCATTTAATTAGAGAATATTCCGTTATGGAAACAAAATTGTCCAAAATACCCATAGAAGGTTCAACGAATTTCGCATCCTCCATACGCGTTGGGTCCCATATGTGACGTCACTCCCTCCCTATAAAAGCCAACCATCTGCAACCTTTCATCTCGGTTTAAAACACCaaagaaacaaataacaaaCACTTTCTCTCTCCTAtcctgccaaaaaaaaaataaaaaaatcaaaaacaaacttAAAGCAAAAACCCCTAACAATGGTGGTGGCCGTTGATGCTAACGAGAAGAAAAGTGGAAGCAGTCTTAAGTTTCTATGCAGCTACGGCGGCAAAATCCTCCCTCGTTCCACCGACGGGAAGCTCCGTTACGTCGGAGGTCACACCAGAGTCCTCTCCCTCGATCCTTCCATCTCTTTCGAAGGTTCGTTTCAATCTCTGTTTATAATCAATCGAatcgattttgatttttttttcctcacAGAGCTCACGAAGAAACTACTTGAATTCTGCGGATACTCCGTCGATCTCCGATGTCAGTTACCTAACGGCGATCTCGAGACTCTAATCTCCGTCAAATCGGACGAGGAGCTAACGAACATCGTCGAATTACACAATCGCGTCTCAGGAGCCAAAATCAAAGCCGTTCTAACGCCTCCTCGTAGTCATAAATCGCCGTCGTGTTcaagcggcggcggcggcgatCGATCTCCGAACTCTCCGTTCTCCGTCACGCCGTCCCCGCCGAACTCGCCGGCGTTAGCGTACGGGAGGTGTCTACAGTCTCGGTATTGTCTACCTCCGACGGATCTCGCTAGAAGATTCCATCAGAGATCCGGAGAATCGTATTGCTACGCTTGTCGTGTTCACAAAGGCTCTAGACTCATCTGGCATTGACGGATACTGaaggaaaaattaaaataaattcgGGAAAATGCGAAATTAAGAAATTGAAAGTTTTACGATGTGTTTGTTTTGAGAAGAGAGAATTAATTTTTTCCTTTTCCATTAATGGTGGGAGACGTGACCAGCGGTGAAATTATAATTTAGACGGAGAACGTGACGGAAATTTTTGACCGTTACGAACCGTTAAGAGTTGCAGTTACCACGTGTTCGCACGTACGACGTTGTTTTTATATACGTGGTACGTGGCGGACAGAGAGAGATTTTAGCGTGTCTTTGTGCGAGATTTACACGCGTGTAGGCTAGTGGATTCGTTAGTTCAGCTCGTAGCAgcattgtttaattttttttttacttaacgAGGTTTCTTTTAGTCTTGGGCGTTTTGGCTTCTTTGATAATGACAGAagtaattattttattgtttcaaTTTTTTAGTCCCActtgagaaaaagaaaatagttcAATATTTTATTCTAATTTCGTTTTGGATTTTTGTATGCATTAAACATCgttaaattttacatttatctctagttgatatatttttatttgattatgttCATTAAAACACATGAGCAAAATTAGAAAAGTTATcaagtaaatatattaaatgatatttaaaatgaaataaattttaaactttaaaacaacTATTAATATAAGAGAAGTGGTATTAGTTCTATTAATTAATCAGAGCACACGAGAAAGAAAACATTTGTAACGGCGTATTTTAGTTGACTACCAAGTTCCCTGCAACTTGGGAATGAGACAGGCTGAAGACTAAAGAATGGAGAGTTTGGTGAGCAACTTGTCCCACTCttagtttatataattgaaaacttgaatcacacaaaagaaatataaattaggTGTTGTTGTTCAATAATAATAAGAGAATGACCTTTCAAGTAGGAGCAGTACCACACATATCTCCTTGTTTCTTTTAAACTAATTacaacttttgtttttctttgttgaaAAATCAACCACACAGGACACAAAATTGGGCTCCCTTTTCAATTTATTGGCACAAAAAGGCTCAACCTTTCTGCCAATACATGTTCTTTAAATTTcatactagattctgacccgcccttcagaagggcgggtatattttttatgttaaaaagtagaagattgatattttttgttgaaaaattattttacgtaataaaaagtataatttttaataaattatgtattatattttttatgaaatttgtcTTAAGTTTATTTAGATgacttatttttgttattttaaatatgacTAAATTTTTGAAGATTCCAAATAATTATAATCCGTATTatgattttgtttatttagCCCGTTATTAAACTTAaactgattttatttttaatattttaatttaaataaaatgttttatattattaacccgctctgtatttatataaatcattttgtgtgttttaaacttttttctataattttattaaataaagtttatataatttatttttttactttaaaatgaaactattttttaaaagatttgagGTAATTCAGATCCGCATTACGTTTTATTGATTTAATCATTTGTTAttcaatttgattttattttagtggtttaattaataaatattaaattaatataaataataattattaataaataattaatgagtCTTGAAAAGTTGAAATGGTTAATCTTAAAAgtactatttattaaataatgggATAGCAAATGTAAATCTTCGTTAGTTCAGTGGCGTCCTGAGTTGTTTTTAATACCCTGAACACGGGTTCAAAACCCAATCTgtgattttttttgctaaatatcatttttttctttaataagaTGTAAATTACCAGTTTGTCCCCGTCTTCTATCCTCATCCCATGCGACTTTCAGACCTACTTTTCAGCCGTCAATGTCATTTTCCATTGATTATCATCGTTTTCCTTTGTTATTAACATAGTTTTGAATCATTTATGATAGATCTACCACTAAACATTCGATTTTAAACcatcaaaactcaaaaagcaGCAacgaaaaaaatacaaaaatatgattaaaatccAGATTTGTTGCCATGTATACGTAGCTCTTTAAAATTGGAGTCTAAAAGTGGTTATCGAAAGTGGCGAAATATTTAGAtgctatatattttagatgcaGGCAGTTTGACCCACGTAAATGCTTAGAAGGTAGTTATAGAAGTTAGTTACATCATATATttagataattatttaaattcagttataaaatatgttggacataactttttatcaatgggtcacactgctgttttaatagaatagatttttGGGCAAACTAGTTTTTCCACAGCATTAATACCAGTCAACTTTAACATTTTCAAGGTAAAAAATAACCATCATGAAACCAAGACAATTAATAATCCATGACTAAAACTCTGAGGCCAAACCGTTTCAACTTGTTCCCACCTTCCAAAGACAGAATCACAGTTGTTTTGGCACCATAAGATTTAGAAAAATGTATCCACCAAATCAAAAGCTAATGCCATCATTAAACTTCTTTTTTACTCCATTTGTTGTGGAGGTTGTTACTTAACGGGTTTCTTGCTCGAACTCTTCACCATCTGATTCCTCTCCATTG is part of the Brassica rapa cultivar Chiifu-401-42 chromosome A09, CAAS_Brap_v3.01, whole genome shotgun sequence genome and harbors:
- the LOC103848741 gene encoding clavaminate synthase-like protein At3g21360, with the protein product MAQVPEFPSKLFFYCEVEPNSGGETPLVLSHVVYERMKEKHPEFVQRLEEHGLVYVRVLGEDDDPSSPIGRGWKSTFLTHDKNVAEERAAKLGMKLEWTEEGGAKTVMGPIPAIKFDESRNRKVWFNSMVAAYTWWEDKRNDPRKTVTFGDWEPLPKDIVHDCLRILEEECVAVPWQRGDVLLIDNWAVLHSRRPFESISEQATTSFYTIPLTLLFCI
- the LOC103837458 gene encoding uncharacterized protein LOC103837458 — its product is MVVAVDANEKKSGSSLKFLCSYGGKILPRSTDGKLRYVGGHTRVLSLDPSISFEELTKKLLEFCGYSVDLRCQLPNGDLETLISVKSDEELTNIVELHNRVSGAKIKAVLTPPRSHKSPSCSSGGGGDRSPNSPFSVTPSPPNSPALAYGRCLQSRYCLPPTDLARRFHQRSGESYCYACRVHKGSRLIWH